The region GTCGACCGTGACCGTCGAGGGCGAGATCCACAACGTCGTGAATCCGGGTCGCGGCGGCAGCTACACCGCCGACGGCCTGCCCTACGGCCTCGGCCCGCGCGTGCCGATGACGGTGGTGTCGCCGTGGACCAAGGGCGGCTTCGTGTGCTCGCAGGTGTTCGACCACACCTCGGTGATCCGCTTCATCAGCGAGCGCTTCGGCGTCGACGAACCGAACATCACGCCGTGGCGTCGCACGGTGTGCGGCGACCTGACGGCGGCCTTCGACTTCCGCACCCCGGACGCCACGCTGCCGCCGCTGCCCGACACGAGCAACTACCGTTCGATCGCGGATCAGCTGTGCACCACCAAGCCCGCGCCGACGGTGCCGGCCCAGCCGAGCCCGATCGATCCGCAGGAGCCGGGCGTGCGGCCCGCGCGCGCGCTGCCCTATGAACTGCATGTGAATGCGAGCGTGCACGGCGGGCATCTGCGCATCGAATTCGCGAACCGCGGCGACCAGGGCGCGCACTTCTACGTGTACGCGGGCAACCGCAGCGACGGCCCGTGGCGCTACACGGTCGGCGCGCATCGCGCGCTGCACGACGAATTCGACCTGACGGTGACGAACGGCGCCTACGACTTCACGGTGTACGGTCCGAACGGCTTCGTGCGCAGCTTCGGCGGCGCGGCGCAGGCCGGCGCGCCGCATGGCGCGCACGCGGCGGCGCATCCGGAGGTGAAGGCCGGCTACGACGTCGCGAACGGGAACCTGTACCTGAAGATCGCCAATCGCGGCGGCGCGCGCGTGCAGCTGACGCTGACCGACAACGCGTACGGCGCGCCCGCGCGCCACCTGACGCTGCACGGCGGCGAGGAACGGATCGAGCAGTGGTCGCTCGCGTCGAGCCATCACTGGTACGACGTCACGGTGTCGGACGGGACCAGCGGCGGCTTCGCGCGCCGCTTCGCGGGCCACGTGGAGAACGGCCGCCCGAGCTACTCCGATCCGGCCGCGGTCGCGCCCGTGAGCGCCTGAACGCCGCCCGCGAGCCCGACGCATGCGCCGGGCTCCGGCGAGCGGCTCGGCCGGAGCGTCTCGGCCGAACCGGGACAGCCCGATCAGCGTACGCTGGCCGGGCTGTTTTTCATGGCGCGGCGCGTATCGAAGAAGACCGCGACGGAGCGGGCGCGCTCAGGCCACCGTCGCGATCGCCGCGTGCGGCGGCGCGGCCTCGAACTCGCCCGCCTCCTCGCGGAACCGCAGCGGCGCCGCGCAATGGATCAGGGTGTCGACGAAGTACTTCGCGCGCGGCCAGGGGCCGTAGCCGGCCGCCGTGTTGACGTGGCCCGCGTCGCCGAGATTGACGAACGCGCCGCCGAGCCGCTGCGCGAGTTCGCGCGCATCCTCGATGCGCATCCAGGGGTCGGTCTCGCTGCCGATCACGATCGACGGCACGGCGAGGCGCCGGCCCTCGAACGCGCCGGCGAAGGTGAACTTGGCGGGACTCGCGGGCGCGACGAACAGGACGCCCGCCACCTCCGCGAGCGGCGCGCCGGGCTGCGCGAGCGCATGCGCGGCCGCGAGGCAGCCGAAGCTGTGCGCGGCCAGCACGAACGGCCCGCGTTCGCGCGCGAGCAGGTCCAGCAGCGACTGCGCCCAGCGCGCGAGGTGCGGCGCGTCCCAGTCGTCCTGCTCGACCCGCAGCGCGCGCGCGAACTGCCGCTCGAGCCAGGTCTGCCAATGCGCGCCCTCGCTGCCGTGCAGTCCGGGAACGGTCACGAGCCGCGGCGGCCAGGTCGATTTGCTGCATGAGCGCATCTTTGCCCTCGCTGATGCTGGTGGTCCGGTCGCCATTGTCGGCGGCGGCGCGCGCGCGACGAACCAATTTTTCGTGCTTTGCATTTCGACGGGCGGCGGCGCGCGGCGCGCCGAAACCGTAGAATGAGGGCTTCATTCAGGAGACGCCCCCATGCCCGCCCCGCTGCCCGGCGCATTGCGCCCGTTCCATCTCGCCCTCCCGGTCACGAGCCTAGATCAGGCGCGCCGCTTCTACGGCGGCCTGCTCGGTTGCGCCGAGGGCCGCAGCTCCGCGCACTGGGTCGACTTCGATTTCTTCGGGCACCAGCTCGTCGCCCACCTCGCGCCCGACGAAACCGGGCGCGCCGCCGTCAATCCGGTGGACGGCGACGACGTGCCGGTGCGCCATTTCGGCGTGGTGCTGTCGATGGAGGAATGGGAGGCGCTGGCCGCGCGGCTGAAGGCCGCCGGCACCTTGTTCGTGATCGAGCCGCACCTGCGCTTCAAGGGCGAGGTGGGCGAACAGGCGACGATGTTCTTCCTCGACCCGTGCGGCAACGCACTCGAATTCAAGGCATTCGCCGACATCGACCAGCTGTTCGCGAAGTGACGCGCATGGAAATCCTGCTCTGCACGCCGCCCGGCCCGGCCGCCGCCGACTGGCGCGACGCGGTCGCGCGCCATCTGCCCGGCGCGCGGCTGCGCGTCTGGCAGCCGGGCGACGACGCGCCGGCCGACTACGCGCTCGTGTGGCGCGCGCCGCATGCGTTCTTCGCGCCGCGCGCGGGGCTGCGCGCGATCTTCAATCTCGGCGCGGGCGTCGATGCGCTGCTCGCGCTCGAACGCGCGCAGCCGGGCACGCTGCCGCGCGGCGTGCCGCTCGTGCGCCTCGAAGACACCGGCATGGGCCAGCAGATGATCGAGTACGTGACCCACGCGGTGCTGCGCTACCTGCGGCGCTTCGACGACTACGCGCAGTTGCAGCGCGAAGGCCGCTGGCAGCCGCTGCCCGCGCATCCGCGCGCGACCTTCACGGTCGGCGTGCTCGGGCTCGGCGTGCTCGGCACGCAGGTGGCGCGCGCGCTCGCCGCGCTCGGCCTGCCGGTGCGCGGCTTCGGCCGGCGCGAGAAACGGGTGGAAGGCGTTTCCGTGTACACCGGCGCCGTGCACGCGAGCGCCGACGCGCACGCGGACCACGCCCGCCTCGACGCCTTCCTCGACGGCGTGAAGGTGCTCGTGAACCTGCTGCCCAGCACGCCCGCCACCGACGGCATCCTGAACGCGCGCACCTTCTCGCGGCTCGCGCGCGGCGCCTACCTCGTCAACGTGGCGCGCGGCGCGCACCTCGTCGAGCCCGACCTGCTCGCCGCGCTGGCCGACGGCCGGCTCGCCGCCGCGACGCTCGACGTGTTCGCGCAGGAGCCCCTGCCCGCCGCACACCCGTTCTGGCGCGAGCCCCGCATCACGATCACGCCGCATACCTCGGCCGAAACGCTGCACGCCGAGGCGCTCGAACAGATCGCCGCGAAGATCGACGCGCTCGCGCGCGGCGCGACGATCGGCGGCGTCATCGACCTCGCGCGCGGCTACTGAGGCGCGCCGCCCCTGCATTCATCGATATAACGAACCCCTCAGGAGACAGACATGACATTCCCGGCAGCCGTGAAAATCGTCGAGGTCGGCCCGCGCGACGGCCTGCAGAACGAAAAGGGTCTCGTGCCGACCGAGGTGAAGATCGCGCTCGTCGACCGCCTGTCGCGCGCGGGCTTCCGCAACGTCGAAGCGGCCTCGTTCGTGTCGCCGAAATGGGTGCCGCAGATGGCCGACGGCGCCGAGGTGATGGCCGGCATCGCGCGCCGTCCGGGCACCGTGTACTCGGTGCTGACGCCGAACCTGAAAGGCTTCGAGAACGCGCTCGCCGCGCGCGCGGACGAAGTCGTGATCTTCGGCGCCGCGAGCGAGGCGTTCTCGCAGAAGAACATCAACTGCAGCATCGCCGAGAGCATCGCGCGCTTCGAGCCGGTCGCGCGCGCCGCGAAGGACGCGGGCCTGCGGCTGCGCGGCAGCGTGTCGTGCGCGCTCGGCTGCCCCTATCAGGGCGAGGTGCCGGTCGCCTCGGTGGTCGACGTGGTGGCGCGCTTCGCCGCGCTCGGCTGCGACGAGATCGACATCGCGGACACGATCGGGGTCGGCACGCCGCGTCGCACCCGCGAGGTGCTCGCCGCCGTCACGCGGGCATTTCCGCGCGAGCGGCTGTCGGGCCATTTCCACGACACCTACGGCCAGGCGCTCGCGAACATCTACGCGGCGCTGTTCGAGGGCATCGAGATCTTCCATGCATCGGTGGCGGGGCTCGGCGGCTGCCCGTACGCGAAGGGCGCGACCGGCAACGTCGCGACCGAGGACGTGCTGTACCTGATGCAGGGGCTCGGCATCGACACCGGCATCGATCTGCAGCAGGTGGTCGAGGCGGGCGACTTCATCTCCACCGCGATCGGCCGCGCCAATGTGTCGCGCGCGGGCCGCGCGCTGCTCGCGAAGGCACGCAGCGCCACCGATGCGGCGTCCTGTGCATAATGCCCGCCGTCTTTACTTCCTGCTCAAGCGTGTTCTCATGACGACCTCCGCTTCCTTCGACGCCCTGCCCGATTCCGCGCGCCGCGTCGCACTGCTGCTGCGCGAGCGCGGCCACGCGAAACCCATCGTGATGCTGGCGGAAACCGGCAAGACCTCCGCCGAAGCGGCCGCCGGCCTGGGCTGCTCGGTCGCGCAGATCGCCAAGTCGATCCTGTTCCGCCGCCGCGTGGACGGCGCGCCGGTGCTCGTGGTCGCGAGCGGCGCGAATCGCGTCGACGAGGCGAAGGTGGCCGCGCAGGTCGGCGAGATCGGCCGCGCCGACGCGAAGTTCGTGCGCGACCACACCGGCTACGCGATCGGCGGCGTGTGTCCGATCGGGCATCTGGTCAAGCCGGTCACGCTGATCGACGCGGATCTGCTCGCGCTCGACTGCCTGTGGGCCGCGGCCGGCCATCCGCATGCGGTGTTCAACCTGACGCCGGACGAGCTGGTCGCGATGACGGGCGCGCCCGTCGTCGACGTCGCGCTGCGCGAGCAAGCATGAGCGAGATCGTCACGCCGAGCGTCCCGTCGCCGTGCACGGGCATTTGCCGGCTCGACGCCGCCACCGGCTGGTGTGAAGGCTGCCATCGCACGCGCGACGAAATCGCCAGTTGGCGCAAGCTCGACGACGAGGGCAGGCGCGCGGTGCTGGCGCGCCTCGATGCGCGACGCCCGCGGGCAGCGGCAGCGGCGAGCGTGACGGAAGGCGACTGAGCACGGCGCTGCGTCGCGCACCGGGGCCGCGCGCGGGTCTGAACGGGCGAGCCTCGCCGTCCGGCCGTGGTCCGCGGACTCATCCGATGGCGCGCCGCGGGCGCGTGAGGGCGAACGGGTGCGACGCCCGGCCTATCCTCGCCGCGCAAAAAAAAACCGTTCTGCCAATGCGGCGAACGGCGCTCAGAAACGGAATTTTGTCGACGTGATCAACGTCACTGCGCATCATACGAGCCACCCGTCGGGCATCGCATCGGGAGTTTCCCTACGGATTCCCGGCGCGCGACCTGTGCTGCGCGCCGCGCCTTGCGCGCCGTGCGCTCACCGTCCCGGCTTCGCGATCGCGCGCCGCGCCGGCACGATCCGCCAGCCGAGATTCACGCCCGCCGCGGCCACCAGAATCAGCACCGCGCCCAGCACCTGACTCCACGCGAGCGTCTGCCCGAACGCGATCCGGTCGACGACGATCGCGACCACCGGATAGATGAACGACAGCGCCCCCGTCATCGCGGTCGGCAGCTTCTGGATCGCGCCGTACAGCAGCACATACATCGCGCCGGTGTTGACGACGCCGAGCACGACGAGATCGAGCCACTGCGCGGGCGTCGCGGGCAGCGCGTCGTAGTGGACGAACGGCGCGAGCAGCACGACGCCGAGCCCGACCTGGAGCAGCGCGATCAGATGCGGCGGCACGCCCCTGAGGCGCTTCGTGATGATCGACGACACCGCGTACAGGAACGCCGCGCCGAGCGCGAGCGCGACGCCCTCGACATATTCGCCCGGCACGGCGAGCACCGCGGGCTCGACCCGCACGACGCACACGAGGCCGACGAAGGCGAGCAGCAGCCAGCCGACGATCGACGCGGTGAGCCGTTCGCGGAACACCAGCGCGCCCAGCGCGACGAGCATGAAGGGCTGGGTGTGATAAACGGCGGTCGCCATCGAGATCGACGCGCGCGAATACGCG is a window of Burkholderia sp. FERM BP-3421 DNA encoding:
- a CDS encoding VOC family protein, with the translated sequence MPAPLPGALRPFHLALPVTSLDQARRFYGGLLGCAEGRSSAHWVDFDFFGHQLVAHLAPDETGRAAVNPVDGDDVPVRHFGVVLSMEEWEALAARLKAAGTLFVIEPHLRFKGEVGEQATMFFLDPCGNALEFKAFADIDQLFAK
- a CDS encoding hydroxymethylglutaryl-CoA lyase, whose translation is MTFPAAVKIVEVGPRDGLQNEKGLVPTEVKIALVDRLSRAGFRNVEAASFVSPKWVPQMADGAEVMAGIARRPGTVYSVLTPNLKGFENALAARADEVVIFGAASEAFSQKNINCSIAESIARFEPVARAAKDAGLRLRGSVSCALGCPYQGEVPVASVVDVVARFAALGCDEIDIADTIGVGTPRRTREVLAAVTRAFPRERLSGHFHDTYGQALANIYAALFEGIEIFHASVAGLGGCPYAKGATGNVATEDVLYLMQGLGIDTGIDLQQVVEAGDFISTAIGRANVSRAGRALLAKARSATDAASCA
- a CDS encoding DMT family transporter yields the protein MATPEIRRGAAEMTLAMLMSGTIGWFVVSSQQHLMNVVFFRCVFGGATLLGVCAALGLLRRGLLSRRTLGLALLGGVAIVANWVLLFGAYSRASISMATAVYHTQPFMLVALGALVFRERLTASIVGWLLLAFVGLVCVVRVEPAVLAVPGEYVEGVALALGAAFLYAVSSIITKRLRGVPPHLIALLQVGLGVVLLAPFVHYDALPATPAQWLDLVVLGVVNTGAMYVLLYGAIQKLPTAMTGALSFIYPVVAIVVDRIAFGQTLAWSQVLGAVLILVAAAGVNLGWRIVPARRAIAKPGR
- a CDS encoding 2-hydroxyacid dehydrogenase; this encodes MEILLCTPPGPAAADWRDAVARHLPGARLRVWQPGDDAPADYALVWRAPHAFFAPRAGLRAIFNLGAGVDALLALERAQPGTLPRGVPLVRLEDTGMGQQMIEYVTHAVLRYLRRFDDYAQLQREGRWQPLPAHPRATFTVGVLGLGVLGTQVARALAALGLPVRGFGRREKRVEGVSVYTGAVHASADAHADHARLDAFLDGVKVLVNLLPSTPATDGILNARTFSRLARGAYLVNVARGAHLVEPDLLAALADGRLAAATLDVFAQEPLPAAHPFWREPRITITPHTSAETLHAEALEQIAAKIDALARGATIGGVIDLARGY
- a CDS encoding DUF1289 domain-containing protein, giving the protein MPVGRGRPSACGVQPDAGRAGRDDGRARRRRRAARASMSEIVTPSVPSPCTGICRLDAATGWCEGCHRTRDEIASWRKLDDEGRRAVLARLDARRPRAAAAASVTEGD
- a CDS encoding RBBP9/YdeN family alpha/beta hydrolase, with product MRSCSKSTWPPRLVTVPGLHGSEGAHWQTWLERQFARALRVEQDDWDAPHLARWAQSLLDLLARERGPFVLAAHSFGCLAAAHALAQPGAPLAEVAGVLFVAPASPAKFTFAGAFEGRRLAVPSIVIGSETDPWMRIEDARELAQRLGGAFVNLGDAGHVNTAAGYGPWPRAKYFVDTLIHCAAPLRFREEAGEFEAAPPHAAIATVA
- a CDS encoding YbaK/EbsC family protein — its product is MTTSASFDALPDSARRVALLLRERGHAKPIVMLAETGKTSAEAAAGLGCSVAQIAKSILFRRRVDGAPVLVVASGANRVDEAKVAAQVGEIGRADAKFVRDHTGYAIGGVCPIGHLVKPVTLIDADLLALDCLWAAAGHPHAVFNLTPDELVAMTGAPVVDVALREQA